In Plasmodium gaboni strain SY75 chromosome 11, whole genome shotgun sequence, the following proteins share a genomic window:
- a CDS encoding hypothetical protein (conserved Plasmodium protein, unknown function), with translation MNDKKNSINKSGRHSYNRNLKKKNTYKDNNNVYNYSEGNKKIFKYMNDLKYSSYNNINDGQSDKSSSNSKPSRKKNLLRKKRHDHFSKKKMNSTQSDHQYDEEDEEEEEDEDDDEDDDEEEEEDDDEEEEEDDDEDVEDDDEDVEDDDDDDDDDEDVEDDDEDDDRDRNIEKDEYHHKNNNNYPINKKNNNIDADEGDYKNSYFYNDLDKSNKKNKVNLKNYNSDYYDIYSNIYSYYDIFTEDKTDKKKFKYFNDVFSNYDKKYENNNNNRYNNDKYNNDKYNNDKYNYDMNNKKKVGEKYTQQPTVRTSSTIEKTNTSPYYLAQKKKNLLSRSYGREHNINDEEKISSNIVDDNIYNEYYNDGIYNHKKNIIKKSASENMTDNQNVKNNYINKKINKKRNENNNEQDIHNNMDEDHNGYVHINYNDKGDMHNINNDYHNNNNIYHKIYSTSNNNNNNNNIDRNNNINFEHHQNYYNNNVRKNEKKNNNQNYYANEFNHMKESNCDYNDMSESNNVFNNLSDNYIKNKNMRKQKRKKNKKKTTLSDNEKGNSDISSSHNKKINNDRNNMENMENINNMNNMNNMNNLNHVNNLNHVNNLNHVNNINHVNNINHVNNLHGEDLNNDHVNHNDYNKKYTCRKEKSESNISLDSSCSFEWDSYLGKEKLNDNIQKNIKFLKNPTKKRMYKLKKIVEILEYTIYNEEKQGSKLEGKLYDYILLTKNLKEKIISLENINSNNKNKMQSYEKDISKLKEQNEEMKLTLSTFENELSNLINKFDKNFAKELIDTKSQNDVLKKEVERLKGEIEKKNGEIKKFENLNDLSKKLYNENNDHGLSSDVTPSNVENKTDLNVENNHNVLYSNNNNNIINNAYNVVYKDNETECINMNNVNHNTCNNKYIYNNSSNNVSDINNMNYKEQDVFLNDLPFQYGCSDSIDYNIVDEFILKIKSNRMCYDKNIEKYDDQTKSVIYGSYFSTYILENKDICNHKKVLKHLQEFCLLESKFLHIHLCLKKERCDNISQKILEKEVIRQFENIEFDKNKERISVISPVVLLLIFKNMNIINLYKIFISCLKCDNYRWIRIIKKSLFIKFFDCTLFDTKIKIRDGSLIREIKLINILLNGNIPDEYISQTNNINMNNDNNNKNNNNDNNNKNNNDNNNNNNNDNYINSYTFREPLCLNQLSMVNYKMKHPIFYCSNEQLKRFVYRIYLNFNKEPINVFNGDNIYHYVLQKKNLDVLKILKLSGKHYNYIFEKNNMNKTPLDYIENEDIRVDLISGYILDIAGKGADNYKSSNYNIAYDLYTEALEKQIKLSESVKVGKSMNENIGKLYYNRARTLMHLNKWMDVIENCNNCLKYIPKYVNAFDTQIQAYEYLLEYDNALLIYKNMCLKCNIKPDEKEEKLKAQINATSFQVLNINKNCSISEIKQAFSLLSKKWHPDKLGIHISPDIKKRHNNHFKRLFKAKQMLLNEIDRIKEKKKKETNYIYPQIIEDINNNKNNNNNKNETNTTTTTTTNKNNNHINHLNHINNNNNYYYNSQTNKTNLSNNQNNNNKNSSYEKDKKINYDQHDDKTYKYEHKKNANHFIQSNENNIYNTSSNDLNKDINNDNNSNLPNFDSTRNNAFFSTYKDDIDKFQEKLKTYNKININSNNNNNNNNNNNNNSNGEENNKHLDNKLSNLNNDKVDENFYKKLKEEYEVLSYEELINLKTKTFNSINNLILTEVNLKREYQELCNKEKNNVIMNARLCILQEIQKALCVRLDKERKLKVIETILKNKQEDHSSIFSSRNNHINNTNNNDNNFVKANMDESNNIHINTSDEVNIEKDPLNEQNNNTLNNNKNDKTNLFHENVFNDQREDVPLSSHMNSNKANAYVDEEQNNSPNNNKHNNIINNNNIINNNNIINNNNSNNIVETDQGDEIIFKNNNNNYDEGQDMKHVNNNVYNNAHTDQFKKGYQEESNKFSNINYDNSMKRHVDNHMDHNNIPMNEWPGDTQEKELNNIFMNKIKNNNDSQLYKGINSKTSLFEENNDVMNNDENEKEKNYITNKEHLKQNENNNISEESFIYLNNIKGNKSNSNIMNMDNNLNTSNNMNIFYNQHKEEEHDIDKESEKEREKNKADDLFTTPPSSSFKKSNRINEKNINDINAHLFNSNHYNDNMKDNINNTSIPYDSQTKEEYNYEKKKPNEDINNMNIINDENVFNNKFNTNDHSNIIHSNNIVKENFHNIKKKNNENVNHANMNDDNIYDDNINDDNINNANINDDNIYDDNINDTNINDDNINDDNINDDNINDDNINNGPYDYSKSFINMNSNEYNYDENNYEYHMYDKGNSFVGENKKNTYHFNKKDEEFKNNDIKNFNDIPNQSDNKDDLLSSSRINNSNHLNNNKNTDKSNSIFNRDTNNNSSSNHLNYNFPDNKIKNNMMNITNVMYSNDNEKESINNDNFLNLYKENSSNNKMMSNNLESKFSNDMDRSSPSLINDNKVGDQKKSVFYIKEDKNDQQSYATYDNNNNNDHYEEENYENDENDENEEDENKIQEQHYINMNKETNSNTEHQYNNNYNYDNDDNNYDGNNNNDMNLQHSFSLNNINSNNLNKYLNNNHMFNDDEEFFTYGEGDLYNLKASTCSYENYKLKSFSIFPNDIQKFKSDIYSNDRNSSYNYIDKDINVQQKTKYSFNDNNQKSIYQKKNSQNNKFSTYEQNENTDKINDFPQENKKKQTQDVIQPKKGFKKFFISDDKQKLIDQNNKKNKLKTKDKK, from the coding sequence atgAATGATAAAAAGAATAGCATTAATAAGAGTGGTAGACACTCTTATAATCGGAActtaaagaaaaaaaatacatacaaagataataacaatgtctataattattctgaaggtaataagaaaatattcaaatatatgaatgatCTTAAATATAGCAGCtataacaatataaacGATGGCCAGTCAGATAAAAGTTCTAGCAACAGTAAACCAAGTAGAAAAAAGAATCTTTTGAGAAAGAAAAGACATGATCATTTtagcaaaaaaaaaatgaatagCACTCAAAGTGATCATCAATACgatgaagaagatgaaGAGGAAGAAGAGGATGAGGATGATGACGAAGATGACgatgaagaagaagaagaagatgacgatgaagaagaagaagaagatgatgatgaagatgttgaagatgatgatgaagatgtcgaagatgatgatgatgatgatgacgatgatgaagatgttgaagatgatgatgaagatgatgatCGAGATAGAAATATTGAGAAGGATGAATATcatcataaaaataataataattatcctataaacaaaaaaaataataatatagatgCTGATGAAGGTGATTATAAGaattcttatttttataatgatttagataaatctaataaaaaaaataaagtgaatttaaaaaattataattctgattattatgatatatattcaaatatatattcctactatgatatatttacaGAAGATAAAACAGATAAAAAGAAgtttaaatatttcaatGATGTCTTTTCtaattatgataaaaaatatgaaaataataataataatagatataataatgataaatataataatgataaatataataatgataaatataattacgatatgaataataaaaaaaaagtaggagaaaaatatacacaACAACCAACTGTAAGAACTTCATCAACTAtagaaaaaacaaatacTTCTCCATATTACTTAGcacaaaaaaagaaaaatcTCTTGAGTAGAAGTTATGGCAGAGAgcataatataaatgatgaagAGAAAATATCTTCTAATATTGTTGACgacaatatttataatgaatattataatgatggtatttataatcataagaaaaatataattaagAAAAGTGCCTCAGAGAATATGACGGATAACCAGAATGTaaagaataattatattaataaaaaaattaataaaaaaagaaacgagaataataatgaacaagatattcataataatatggatgAGGATCATAATGGTTACGTtcatattaattataatgataagGGAGATATgcataatataaataatgattatcataataataataatatatatcacaaaatatatagtaccagcaacaacaataataataataataatattgatcgtaataataatataaattttgaACATCATcagaattattataataataatgtaagAAAAAATGAGAAGAAGAACAATaatcaaaattattatgCCAACGAATTTAATCATATGAAAGAAAGTAACTGTgattataatgatatgaGCGAATCAAATAATGTATTTAACAACCTGAgtgataattatataaagaataagaatatgagaaaacaaaaaagaaagaaaaataaaaaaaaaacaacTCTATCAGATAATGAGAAGGGGAATAGTGACATAAGTAGTAGTcacaataaaaaaataaacaatgataggaataatatggaaaatatggaaaatataaacaatatgaataatatgaataatatgaataatttaaatcatgtgaataatttaaatcatgtgaataatttaaatcatgtgaataatataaatcatgtgaataatataaatcatGTGAATAACTTACATGGAGAagatttaaataatgatcATGTTAATcataatgattataataaaaaatatacatgCAGAAAAGAAAAATCAGAAAGTAACATCAGTCTTGATAGCTCTTGCTCCTTCGAATGGGATTCCTATCTAGGAAAAGAAAAActaaatgataatattcaaaagaatataaaatttttaaaaaacccaacaaaaaaaagaatgtATAAACTAAAGAAAATTGTAGAAATATTAgaatatacaatatataatgaagaaaaacAAGGATCAAAATTAGAAGGgaaattatatgattatatattacttacaaaaaatttaaaagaaaaaattattagtttagaaaatataaatagtaataataaaaataaaatgcaatcatatgaaaaagatatatctaaattaaaagaacaaaatgaagaaaTGAAATTAACATTATCAACATTTGAAAATGAATTAAgtaatttaataaataaatttgataaaaattttgCTAAAGAATTAATTGATACTAAATCACAAAATgatgtattaaaaaaagaagtAGAAAGATTGAAAGGTGAAattgaaaagaaaaatggtgaaataaaaaaatttgaaaatttaaatgatctatctaaaaaattatataatgaaaataatgacCATGGTCTTTCATCTGATGTAACACCATCAAATGTTGAAAACAAAACTGATTTGAATGTGgaaaataatcataatgtattatatagtaataataataataatattattaataatgcATATAATGTGGTATATAAGGACAACGAAACAGAatgtattaatatgaataatgtGAATCATAATAcatgtaataataaatatatatataataattcttcaAATAATGTAAGTGATATAAACAATATGAATTACAAAGAACAAgatgtttttttaaatgatcTTCCATTTCAATATGGATGTAGTGATTCAATTGATTACAATATTGTAGatgaatttatattaaaaataaaaagtaataGAATGTGTTATGATAAGAACattgaaaaatatgatgatCAAACAAAATCTGTAATTTATGGTTCCTATTTTtctacatatattttagaaaataaagatatatgTAATCATAAAAAGGTTTTAAAACATTTACAAGAATTTTGTCTTTTAGAATCCAAATTTTTACATATCCAtttatgtttaaaaaaagaaagatgtgataatatatcacaaaaaatattagaaaaGGAAGTGATTAGACAAtttgaaaatattgaaTTTGATAAGAATAAAGAAAGAATATCTGTTATTAGTCCAgttgttttattattaatatttaaaaatatgaatataattaatttatataaaatatttatatcatgTTTAAAATGTGATAATTATAGATGGataagaattataaaaaaatcattatttataaaattttttgaTTGCACATTATTTGatacaaaaattaaaataagAGATGGTTCACTAATTAGAGAAATTAAattgataaatatattacttaATGGTAATATTCCAgatgaatatatatcacAAACGAATAACattaatatgaacaatgataataataataaaaacaataataatgataataataataaaaataataatgataataataataataataataatgataattatattaacaGTTATACTTTTAGAGAACCTTTATGTTTAAACCAATTGAGCATGgtaaattataaaatgaaacaTCCAATATTTTATTGCTCAAATGAACAATTAAAACGATTTGTttatagaatatatttgaattttaataaagaacctataaatgtatttaatggtgataatatttatcattatgtattacaaaaaaaaaatttggatgttctaaaaatattaaaattatctggaaaacattataattatatttttgaaaaaaataatatgaataaaacTCCTTTAgattatatagaaaatgaagatataaGAGTAGATTTAATATCTGGTTATATTTTAGATATAGCAGGCAAAGGTGctgataattataaaagttcaaattataatattgcatatgatttatatacTGAAGCATtagaaaaacaaataaaattatcaGAGTCAGTAAAAGTAGGTAAATCAatgaatgaaaatattggaaaattatattataatagAGCTAGAACATTAATGCATCTAAATAAATGGATGGATGTTATTGAGAATTGTAATAACtgtttaaaatatattccaAAATATGTTAATGCATTTGATACACAAATACAAgcatatgaatatttattagaatatgataatgcattattaatatataaaaatatgtgCTTAAAATGTAATATCAAACCTgatgaaaaagaagaaaaattaaaagcTCAAATAAATGCTACATCATTTCAagttttaaatataaataaaaattgttCTATATCAGAAATTAAACAAGCCTTTTCACTCCTATCAAAAAAATGGCATCCTGATAAATTAGGCATACATATAAGTCCagatattaaaaaaagacaCAATAATCATTTTAAAAGATTATTTAAAGCCAAACAAATGCTACTGAACGAAATAGATCgtattaaagaaaaaaaaaaaaaagaaaccaattatatatatcctCAAATTAttgaagatataaataataataaaaataacaacaataataaaaatgaaacaaacacaacaacaacaacaacaactaacaaaaataataaccATATCAATCATCTTAATCatataaacaataataataattattattacaataGCCAAACAAACAAAACCAATCTAAGtaataatcaaaataataataataaaaactcatcatatgaaaaagacaaaaaaattaattatgATCAACATGATGATAAgacatataaatatgaacatAAAAAGAACGCAAATCATTTTATACAAtcaaatgaaaataatatatataatacttCATCTAATGATCTAAATAAAGATATCAACaatgataataatagtaatcTTCCAAATTTTGATTCCACAAGAAATAATGCATTCTTTTCAACCTATAAGGATGATATAGACAAATTCcaagaaaaattaaaaacCTACAACAAAATAAACATCAACAgcaacaataataataataataataataacaataataataacagTAATGgtgaagaaaataataaacatttaGACAATAAACTTTCcaatttaaataatgataaagTAGATGAAAACttctataaaaaattaaaagaagaatatGAAGTTTTAAGTTATGAAGAATTAATTAATCTTAAAACAAAAACTTTTAAttctataaataatttaatattaacagaagttaatttaaaaagagAATATCAAGAATTATgtaataaagaaaaaaataatgttattATGAATGCAAGGCTATGTATTCTTCAAGAAATACAAAAGGCATTATGTGTTCGATTAGATAAAGAAAGGAAATTAAAAGTTATAGAAACtattcttaaaaataaacaagAAGATCATTCATCCATATTCTCATCAAgaaataatcatataaataatactaataataatgataataattttgttaaAGCTAATATGGATGAatctaataatatacatattaatacatCTGATGAAGTtaatatagaaaaagaTCCATTAAATGAACAGAATAATAACACTTTGAATAACAacaaaaatgataaaaCAAATCTGTTCCACGAAAATGTTTTTAATGACCAAAGGGAGGATGTGCCTCTTTCTAGTCATATGAATAGTAATAAAGCAAATGCTTATGTAGAtgaagaacaaaataattcacccaacaacaacaaacataataatattatcaataataataatattatcaataataataatattatcaataataataatagtaataatattgtcGAAACAGATCAGGGTGATGAGATcattttcaaaaataataataacaattaTGATGAAGGCCAAGACATGAAAcatgtaaataataatgtttataataatgCACATACTGATCAATTTAAAAAAGGATATCAAGAAGAATCAAATAAATTCagtaatataaattatgataattcTATGAAAAGACATGTAGACAACCATATGgatcataataatatccCTATGAATGAATGGCCTGGAGATACACaagaaaaagaattaaataatatatttatgaataaaatcaaaaataataatgattcacaattatataaaggAATAAATAGCAAAACAAGTTTAtttgaagaaaataatgatgtAATGAATAATGAcgaaaatgaaaaagaaaaaaattatattacaaataaaGAACATCTAAAACAAAATGAGAATAACAATATATCTGAAGAGagttttatatatttaaataatattaagGGGAACAAATCaaatagtaatataatgaatatggataataatttaaatacatctaataatatgaatattttttataatcaacataaagaagaagaacatgatatagataaagaaagtgaaaaagaaagagaaaaaaacaaaGCTGATGATCTATTTACAACACCTCCATCATCTTcctttaaaaaaagtaatagaataaatgaaaaaaatataaacgACATAAATGCtcatttatttaatagtaatcattataatgataatatgaaggataatataaataatacatcCATTCCATACGATTCACAAACaaaagaagaatataattatgaaaaaaaaaaaccaaatgaagatattaataatatgaatattattaatgaCGAAAATGTTTTTAACAATAAATTTAATACGAATGACCACtctaatattattcattcaaataatatagttaaagaaaattttcataatataaaaaaaaaaaataatgaaaatgtaaatcatgctaatatgaatgatgataatatatatgatgataatataaatgatgataatataaataatgctaatataaatgatgataatatatatgatgataatataaatgatactaatataaatgatgataatataaatgatgataatataaatgatgataatataaatgatgataatataaataatggACCATATGATTATTCAAAatcatttattaatatgaatagtaatgaatataattatgatgaaaataattatgaatatCATATGTATGATAAAGGTAATTCTTTTGTTGgtgaaaataaaaaaaatacataccattttaataaaaaagatgaagaatttaaaaataatgatataaaaaattttaatgaTATTCCTAATCAGTCAGATAATAAAGATGatttattatcttcttCTAGGATTAACAATAGTAAccatttaaataataataaaaatacagACAAAAGTAATAGTATATTTAATAGagatacaaataataattcttcatctaatcatttaaattataattttccagataataaaataaaaaataatatgatgaaCATTACAAATGTTATGTATTCAAATGATAACGAAAAAGAAagtattaataatgataactttttaaatttatataaagaaaatagTAGTAATAACAAAATGATGAGTAATAATTTGGAGTCCAAATTTTCTAATGACATGGATAGATCTTCACCATctttaataaatgataataaagTAGGAGACCAAAAAAAATCAGTATTCtatataaaagaagataaaaatgatCAACAGTCATATGCAacatatgataataataataataatgatcattatgaagaagaaaattatgagaatgatgaaaatgatgaaaatgaagaagatgaaaataaaatacagGAGCAACATTATATCAATATGAATAAGGAAACGAATTCAAATACAGAACatcaatataataataattataattatgataatgatgataataattatgatggtaacaataataatgatatgaATTTACAACATTCCTTCtcattaaataatataaattctaataatttgaataaatatcttaataataatcatatgtttaatgatgatgaagagTTTTTTACATATGGTGAAGGagatttatataatttgaaaGCATCAACTTGTTCttatgaaaattataaacTTAAAAGTTTTTCTATATTTCCAAATGATATTCAAAAATTCAAAAGTGATATTTATTCAAACGATCGTAATTCctcatataattatatagataaagatattaatgttcaacaaaaaacaaaatactcatttaatgataataacCAAAAATcaatatatcaaaaaaaaaattcacaaaataataaattcaGTACGtatgaacaaaatgaaaatactgataaaataaatgatttccctcaagaaaataaaaaaaaacaaacaCAAGATGTCATACAACCAAAAAAAggatttaaaaaattctttatttctgatgataaacaaaaattaattgatcaaaataataaaaaaaataaactaAAAACAAAggataaaaaataa